A genomic window from Triticum urartu cultivar G1812 chromosome 7, Tu2.1, whole genome shotgun sequence includes:
- the LOC125522290 gene encoding uncharacterized protein LOC125522290 encodes MNPPGSRWRMSPSASSCLSSTRSLACSSQPDSKFVRPGSSTIDLFFYIGRGCSHEGGAPHLRSTRRHRRGPSSRARIQPGFLIAVSGGPRAEDHLTWPMQRRAGRAPFLSRPRPCSSRDTATSSTRHHHPSLPTELASRRRVGVQLIGKGVEPLVQFARDLQIVRLPSARGSSDGALVE; translated from the exons ATGAATCCCCCCGGATCTAGGTGGCGGATGTCCCCGTCGGCCTCCTCTTGTCTGTCCTCCACGAGGTCGCTGGCCTGCTCTTCTCAGCCCGACTCAAAGTTCGTCAGGCCCGGCTCGTCCACCATTGACCTCTTCTTCTACATTGGCAGGGGGTGTAGTCATGAAGGGGGAGCACCACATCTCAGATCCACTAGGCGGCACCGCCGTGGCCCTTCGTCGCGTGCTCGGATCCAGCCGGGCTTTCTCATTGCTGTGAGCGGAGGACCCCGGGCAGAGGACCACTTGACGTGGCCCATGCAGCGACGAGCGGGGCGGGCTCCATTCCTCTCCCGGCCGAGACCGTGCTCCTCTCGGGACACAGCGACCTCCAGCACGCGACACCACCACCCCTCCCTTCCTACAGAGCTTGCATCTCGCCGGCGTGTGGGTGTGCAGCTCATAG GAAAAGGCGTTGAGCCACTGGTGCAGTTCGCCAGGGATCTCCAAATTGTTCGGTTGCCCTC TGCTCGTGGGTCGTCCGATGGTGCTCTTGTGGAATAA